In Chiloscyllium punctatum isolate Juve2018m chromosome X, sChiPun1.3, whole genome shotgun sequence, the following are encoded in one genomic region:
- the LOC140471292 gene encoding tubulin alpha chain, translated as MRECISIHVGQAGVQIGNACWELYCLEHGIQPDGQMPSDKTIGGGDDSFNTFFSETGAGKHVPRAVFVDLEPTVIDEVRTGTYRQLFHPEQLITGKEDAANNYARGHYTIGKEIIDLVLDRIRKLADQCTGLQGFLVFHSFGGGTGSGFTSLLMERLSVDYGKKSKLEFSIYPAPQVSTAVVEPYNSILTTHTTLEHSDCAFMVDNEAIYDICRRNLDIERPTYTNLNRLISQIVSSITASLRFDGALNVDLTEFQTNLVPYPRIHFPLATYAPVISAEKAYHEQLSVSEITNACFEPANQMVKCDPRHGKYMACCLLYRGDVVPKDVNAAIATIKTKRSIQFVDWCPTGFKVGINYQPPTVVPGGDLAKVQRAVCMLSNTTAIAEAWARLDHKFDLMYAKRAFVHWYVGEGMEEGEFSEAREDMAALEKDYEEVGVDSIEGEGEEEGEEY; from the exons ATG CGTGAGTGCATCAGTATCCATGTTGGCCAGGCTGGAGTCCAGATTGGAAATGCCTGTTGGGAGCTTTACTGCTTGGAACATGGCATCCAGCCTGATGGGCAGATGCCCAGTGACAAGACCATCGGAGGTGGAGATGATTCCTTCAACACGTTCTTCAGTGAGACTGGAGCAGGCAAACATGTTCCACGAGCTGTGTTTGTGGACTTGGAGCCAACTGTAATAG ATGAGGTTCGTACTGGTACATACCGCCAGCTATTCCACCCTGAGCAGCTGATCACTGGGAAGGAAGATGCAGCCAATAACTATGCCCGTGGTCACTACACAattggcaaggagatcattgacTTGGTTCTGGACCGCATCCGTAAACTG GCTGACCAATGCACAGGTCTGCAAGGTTTCCTGGTCTTCCACAGTTTTGGTGGTGGCACTGGCTCTGGGTTTACATCTCTTCTGATGGAACGTCTCTCCGTTGACTATGGCAAGAAATCCAAGCTTGAATTCTCCATCTACCCAGCTCCCCAAGTGTCCACTGCAGTGGTGGAGCCTTACAATTCCATCCTGACAACCCACACTACCCTGGAGCACTCTGATTGTGCTTTCATGGTTGACAATGAAGCCATCTATGACATCTGCCGAAGAAACTTAGATATTGAAAGGCCAACTTACACCAACCTGAACCGCCTCATCAGTCAGATAGTATCCTCTATCACTGCCTCCCTTCGCTTTGATGGTGCCCTGAATGTTGATCTGACCGAGTTCCAGACCAACTTGGTGCCATATCCCCGTATCCATTTCCCCTTGGCCACTTATGCACCAGTTATCTCTGCTGAGAAGGCATACCATGAGCAGCTTTCAGTGTCTGAGATAACCAATGCATGTTTTGAGCCAGCCAACCAGATGGTCAAATGTGACCCTCGCCATGGCAAGTACATGGCCTGCTGTCTCCTTTACCGTGGTGACGTAGTGCCAAAAGATGTCAATGCTGCTATTGCTACTATTAAAACCAAGCGTAGCATCCAGTTTGTGGATTGGTGTCCCACTGGTTTTAAGGTTGGTATTAACTACCAGCCTCCTACTGTGGTTCCTGGAGGTGACTTGGCCAAGGTTCAGCGGGCTGTATGTATGTTGAGCAACACCACAGCCATTGCTGAAGCTTGGGCTCGCCTGGACCACAAGTTTGACCTGATGTATGCCAAACGTGCCTTTGTTCACTGGTATGTTGGTGAGGGTATGGAGGAAGGAGAGTTCTCGGAAGCCCGTGAGGATATGGCTGCCTTAGAGAAGGATTACGAGGAAGTTGGTGTTGACTCTAtcgaaggggaaggagaggaggaaggggAAGAATATTAA